The Corticium candelabrum chromosome 18, ooCorCand1.1, whole genome shotgun sequence genome includes a region encoding these proteins:
- the LOC134193652 gene encoding TNF receptor-associated factor 6-like, whose product MAVATRVFDSVVFVEPLNERFTCPICHLAFREPVLTRCGHHFCSSCLTSCLQQSASCPVCRTELEASNTFPNNALKREVLDLNIKCCLHEKGCAWTGELRDGEMHDRDCQYVDVVCVTGCKQLLTRKDMKDHTAHHCPQGMATCKHCNRNMKRVKLEVHYRRCDKYPVVCTYKCGMMVQRCQMEDHISNQGTCPKRLFNCDFEDSGCQFRGNRCDIIKHIESNVVLHLGLIASAMKETKQKLSATEHELNDAKRELAVTRDELTKTKRKLTETT is encoded by the coding sequence ATGGCTGTTGCAACACGGGTCTTTGATAGTGTCGTGTTTGTAGAACCGCTCAATGAGAGATTTACATGTCCTATCTGTCATCTAGCGTTTAGAGAACCAGTGCTAACTCGATGCGGCCACCACTTTTGCAGCAGTTGCCTGACGTCATGTCTACAACAGTCTGCTTCTTGTCCGGTTTGTAGGACGGAATTGGAAGCATCGAATACTTTTCCTAACAATGCACTGAAAAGAGAAGTACTGGACTTGAATATCAAATGTTGCTTACATGAGAAAGGATGTGCGTGGACTGGTGAACTAAGAGATGGTGAGATGCATGATAGAGATTGTCAGTATGTGGATGTTGTTTGCGTGACTGGATGTAAACAACTGCTAACGAGAAAAGACATGAAGGATCATACGGCACATCATTGCCCTCAAGGAATGGCTACCTGTAAGCATTGCAATCGCAATATGAAGCGAGTAAAACTGGAAGTTCATTACAGAAGATGTGACAAGTATCCTGTAGTCTGTACATACAAGTGTGGCATGATGGTTCAGAGATGTCAAATGGAAGATCATATTAGCAATCAGGGAACATGTCCAAAACGTCTGTTTAATTGTGATTTTGAGGACAGTGGCTGTCAGTTTAGAGGAAATCGCTGTGACATAATAAAACACATTGAAAGCAACGTTGTTTTGCATCTTGGTCTGATAGCAAGTGCAATGAAAGAAACAAAGCAGAAACTATCTGCCACCGAACATGAATTAAATGATGCAAAAAGAGAACTGGCAGTTACTAGAGACGAATTAACAAAAACTAAACGTAAACTGACAGAAACAACATGA